From the Bacillus tuaregi genome, one window contains:
- the addB gene encoding helicase-exonuclease AddAB subunit AddB, whose amino-acid sequence MSVRLLIGRSGSGKTSTCLDEIREKLAENPEGHPLIYLVPDQMTFLSEYQLINTPGLGGMIRAQVFSFTRLAWRVLQETGGISRYHLNSTGINMLIQKILEEKKEEFKLFGRAADKTGFISQMEQMLVEFKRYCVQPEELIEQKEQLSDHTLQDKLHDLQLIYEGFEAGLSNKYVDTEDYFRLLSEKISQSTYLQAAEIYIDGFYSFTPQEYMVIEQLMKQCKQVTITLTLERSYRNQAPDDLHLFRLSGENCRTLYEIATVNKIPVEEVMLDQPKRWGNEALQHLEAHFDSRPARTFNKPNSIYIAQAVNRRSEIEGIARNIKRLVSDNGYRYRDIALLMRNGQDYHELIETIFRDYQIPYFMDQKRTMLNHPLVELIRSVLEILNGNWRYEPVFRAIKTELLFPLGQDSARLREQMDSLENYVLAYGIKGDKWTKRERWIYRRIRGLEYENIAQTDREKRKEQELNELRLMVTAPILRLSRRLKKAGTGRLLGEALYLFLEELDIPAKLEKWKFTEEEKGNLVKAREHDQAWNSIIDILDQFVEILGEEEFTLQSFSKILDAGLEALRFSLVPPAIDQVLAGDLEKSRFSEVKAAFVIGLNEGVLPAKFTDDGILADVDREQLLMNGLKMAHSSKTRLLDEEFIAYKAFVTPSECLYISYPLANEEGKALIPSLYIKRLQDFFPNHHELLYMADPSELADHEQLEYISHRNRSLSYLTAQLQLKKRNYPLADFWWDVYNWYVSGRDKERAILVLSSLDYKNPAKPLSEQMSQELYGDVIQASVSRMELFQGCPFSHFAQHGLRLKDRRVFRLEAPDIGDLFHSALKFIAESVMNNHLTWADLTKEQSAKLAKAAVEALAPRLQNEILLSSNRHAYIKRKLEQIITRASMILSEHAKVSGFSPVGLELGFGPRNELPPLSFQLRNGTKMELVGRIDRVDKAEAENGVYLRVLDYKSSTKELNLGEVYYGMALQMLTYLDIIMTHSKSLVGADAIPAGVFYFHVHNPMISSNEILTLDAIEEKIFKKFKMNGLVLGDENAIRLMDLSLDSGASDIVPAEIKKDGTLSKRSKTASIQEFTDMREFVRQMYVKTGNAITKGDVQIAPYKLKDKTACTFCSYKSVCQFDESMEDNQYRLLVPRSREEALELMRKEVAENGDKPNTTEA is encoded by the coding sequence ATGTCAGTACGCTTATTAATTGGACGGTCGGGAAGTGGGAAAACTTCGACATGTCTTGATGAAATACGAGAAAAATTAGCGGAAAACCCAGAGGGACATCCGCTTATCTATTTAGTACCAGACCAGATGACCTTTTTATCAGAATATCAATTAATTAATACACCCGGCTTAGGTGGAATGATTCGGGCACAGGTATTCTCCTTTACACGTCTTGCTTGGCGAGTACTTCAAGAGACCGGCGGTATCAGTCGCTATCATTTAAATAGTACGGGAATTAATATGCTAATTCAAAAAATCTTGGAGGAGAAAAAAGAAGAGTTCAAGCTGTTTGGACGAGCTGCTGATAAAACCGGGTTTATCAGTCAGATGGAGCAAATGCTTGTTGAATTTAAGCGCTATTGTGTTCAACCAGAGGAATTAATTGAACAAAAGGAACAGTTGTCCGATCACACTCTCCAGGACAAGTTGCATGACCTCCAGCTAATCTATGAAGGGTTTGAAGCAGGATTATCCAATAAATATGTTGATACAGAAGATTATTTTCGGTTGCTTTCTGAAAAAATCTCTCAATCCACTTATTTACAAGCAGCGGAAATTTATATTGATGGCTTCTACAGTTTTACACCGCAGGAATACATGGTGATTGAGCAGCTTATGAAGCAATGTAAGCAGGTAACCATTACGTTAACCTTAGAACGCTCTTATCGCAATCAAGCGCCGGATGATTTACACTTGTTCCGCCTTTCAGGGGAGAATTGCCGAACATTATATGAGATTGCTACGGTAAACAAAATTCCTGTTGAGGAAGTCATGTTAGATCAGCCTAAAAGGTGGGGGAATGAGGCATTACAGCACCTAGAAGCCCATTTTGATTCTAGGCCTGCCCGTACGTTCAATAAACCAAACTCAATTTATATAGCTCAGGCTGTTAATCGAAGGTCAGAAATCGAGGGAATTGCCCGAAATATTAAGCGCCTTGTTTCAGACAATGGCTATCGATACCGTGATATTGCTCTGCTTATGAGGAACGGACAGGACTATCATGAACTTATTGAAACGATTTTTCGCGATTATCAGATACCCTATTTTATGGATCAAAAGAGAACGATGCTGAATCATCCTCTTGTTGAGCTGATTCGTTCTGTTCTGGAAATACTTAATGGGAATTGGCGGTATGAACCGGTATTTCGAGCCATTAAAACGGAGCTGTTATTCCCTCTTGGGCAGGATAGCGCTAGACTGCGCGAGCAGATGGACAGCCTTGAAAATTATGTGTTAGCCTATGGAATTAAAGGGGACAAATGGACGAAACGGGAGCGTTGGATTTATCGGAGAATTCGGGGACTTGAATACGAAAATATCGCTCAAACAGATAGAGAAAAGCGGAAGGAACAGGAGTTAAATGAGCTTCGGCTTATGGTTACTGCTCCGATTTTACGCTTGTCACGGCGCTTAAAAAAGGCTGGGACGGGGAGACTGCTTGGAGAAGCCTTATATTTATTCCTTGAGGAATTAGATATACCAGCTAAGTTGGAAAAATGGAAATTTACAGAAGAAGAAAAGGGAAATCTTGTTAAGGCACGGGAACACGATCAGGCCTGGAATTCGATTATTGATATATTAGATCAATTTGTTGAGATTCTAGGTGAAGAAGAATTCACATTGCAGTCATTTTCGAAAATACTCGATGCAGGGCTGGAAGCACTAAGATTTTCCCTTGTTCCACCAGCAATTGATCAAGTATTGGCAGGAGATTTGGAGAAATCTCGTTTCTCCGAGGTAAAAGCAGCTTTTGTTATTGGTTTAAATGAAGGAGTGCTGCCTGCTAAATTTACAGATGATGGGATTCTTGCTGATGTAGACCGTGAACAATTACTTATGAATGGTTTGAAAATGGCTCATTCAAGTAAAACTCGATTATTAGATGAAGAATTTATCGCCTATAAAGCATTTGTAACACCTTCTGAATGCTTGTATATTAGTTATCCATTAGCAAATGAAGAGGGAAAGGCCTTGATACCATCCCTTTATATAAAAAGACTTCAGGATTTTTTCCCAAATCACCATGAGCTGCTTTATATGGCAGATCCATCAGAGTTGGCTGATCATGAACAGCTTGAGTATATCTCCCATCGGAATAGAAGCTTGTCTTACTTAACAGCACAGCTGCAGCTAAAAAAACGGAACTATCCATTAGCTGATTTTTGGTGGGATGTATATAACTGGTATGTATCTGGTCGTGATAAGGAAAGGGCTATCCTTGTTCTGTCCAGCCTGGATTATAAAAATCCAGCCAAGCCCCTTTCTGAGCAGATGAGTCAGGAGTTATATGGTGATGTCATTCAGGCAAGTGTGTCGAGAATGGAACTCTTTCAAGGCTGCCCATTTTCCCATTTTGCTCAGCATGGCCTACGCCTCAAGGACCGACGTGTCTTTCGTTTAGAAGCACCTGATATTGGTGATCTATTTCATTCAGCCTTAAAGTTTATTGCTGAATCGGTCATGAATAATCATCTAACCTGGGCGGATCTCACAAAGGAACAGTCAGCGAAATTAGCCAAAGCCGCTGTAGAGGCACTGGCGCCAAGACTGCAAAATGAAATCCTTCTGAGCTCCAATCGTCATGCCTATATTAAACGGAAGCTGGAACAAATTATTACACGTGCTTCCATGATATTAAGTGAGCATGCTAAGGTAAGCGGCTTTTCACCGGTCGGACTCGAGCTTGGCTTTGGTCCTAGAAATGAACTTCCACCCTTGTCCTTCCAGCTCCGTAATGGGACGAAGATGGAGCTAGTAGGAAGAATTGACCGTGTTGATAAAGCTGAGGCTGAGAATGGTGTTTATTTACGAGTGCTTGATTATAAATCAAGCACAAAGGAATTAAATCTCGGTGAGGTTTATTATGGCATGGCCCTGCAAATGCTGACCTATTTAGATATCATCATGACTCATTCAAAATCTTTAGTCGGTGCTGATGCTATTCCGGCAGGAGTCTTTTATTTTCACGTCCATAATCCAATGATAAGCTCAAATGAAATCCTGACGCTTGACGCAATCGAAGAGAAAATCTTTAAAAAGTTTAAAATGAACGGACTCGTGCTAGGCGATGAAAATGCCATCAGGTTAATGGATTTAAGTCTTGACTCAGGTGCGTCAGATATTGTCCCAGCAGAAATAAAAAAAGATGGAACATTATCAAAGCGTTCAAAAACTGCTAGCATTCAAGAATTTACTGATATGCGGGAATTTGTGCGGCAAATGTATGTGAAAACAGGAAATGCCATAACAAAAGGCGATGTACAAATCGCACCTTATAAACTGAAGGATAAAACAGCCTGTACGTTTTGTTCATATAAATCAGTCTGTCAATTTGATGAATCCATGGAAGATAATCAATACCGATTACTTGTTCCTCGTTCAAGAGAAGAGGCGCTTGAACTGATGAGAAAGGAGGTAGCAGAAAATGGGGATAAGCCAAATACCACCGAAGCCTGA
- a CDS encoding ABC transporter permease yields the protein MFNAVFGSFEAGAIYALMALGVYLSFRILDFPDMTVDGSFVTGASVAAVLIVGGMDPFLATILAIVVGFIAGCVTGLLHTKGKINPLLSGILMMIALYSINLRIMGKSNVPLLQEETVFTKLIGFWQGLRIDEGINRLFQMIGLGDLVPRTWGILLIMLVLAFLVKKGLDFFLKTDIGLAIRATGDNETMIRSFSADTDGLKILGLGLANAMVAFSGALVAQYSGFSDVGMGIGMIVIGLASVIIGEAVFGAKTIVRATLAVIGGSILYRLIVTMALRVDFLETGDMKLITAIIVIFALVLPKINHSRIEKQRKKKRMLQSIEQKQAYKA from the coding sequence ATGTTTAACGCCGTTTTTGGCTCCTTTGAGGCAGGTGCCATTTATGCACTGATGGCTTTAGGAGTTTACTTATCGTTTAGAATATTAGATTTCCCCGATATGACGGTTGATGGGTCATTCGTAACGGGAGCATCGGTTGCTGCTGTATTAATTGTTGGGGGAATGGACCCGTTTTTGGCAACGATATTAGCTATTGTTGTTGGCTTTATAGCTGGCTGCGTAACTGGGCTTCTCCATACGAAAGGGAAAATTAATCCTTTATTATCCGGAATTCTAATGATGATTGCACTTTATTCGATTAATTTACGTATCATGGGAAAATCAAATGTTCCACTTCTTCAAGAGGAAACTGTCTTTACAAAGCTGATTGGCTTTTGGCAGGGCTTAAGAATAGATGAGGGAATCAATCGATTATTTCAAATGATAGGTCTCGGAGATCTGGTACCAAGGACTTGGGGAATCCTCCTCATCATGCTTGTTCTAGCCTTTCTTGTAAAAAAGGGACTCGATTTCTTCCTCAAAACCGATATTGGCTTAGCTATCCGGGCAACCGGTGATAATGAAACGATGATTCGCAGCTTTTCAGCTGACACTGATGGACTGAAAATATTAGGTCTTGGACTTGCTAACGCTATGGTGGCTTTTTCAGGTGCTTTAGTAGCTCAATACAGCGGCTTCAGTGATGTAGGAATGGGAATCGGAATGATTGTTATTGGTCTTGCATCTGTCATCATTGGCGAGGCAGTATTTGGGGCAAAGACAATTGTGAGAGCTACACTTGCTGTAATCGGAGGCTCTATTTTATATCGATTGATTGTCACAATGGCACTTCGTGTTGATTTCCTTGAAACAGGTGATATGAAACTAATCACCGCCATTATTGTTATTTTTGCCTTAGTCCTTCCAAAGATAAATCATAGCCGAATCGAAAAACAACGGAAAAAGAAGCGAATGCTGCAGTCAATAGAGCAGAAGCAGGCCTACAAAGCATAA
- a CDS encoding competence protein ComK has translation MVKTEIIEEYQISRSTLAILPMEYGSKLYSQIYDLEVDQFSPLKPLELIKKSCRSFCSSYEGRKEGSRQLIGFTHKIPITIDSTNMLYFFPTASPLSKRCAWVSHVHVLHYEKIDSATTLVYFRNKKTVIIPTSVYTFENQMLRTALLRTNLMQKKQSGGQERVSLSRYRLVSKASENSPEYGGVKED, from the coding sequence ATGGTAAAAACAGAAATCATTGAGGAATATCAAATTAGCCGATCGACACTGGCAATACTTCCAATGGAATATGGCAGTAAGCTGTATTCACAGATCTATGATCTTGAAGTAGATCAATTTTCCCCATTAAAGCCGCTTGAGCTAATTAAGAAGAGCTGCCGATCATTTTGTTCGAGTTATGAAGGTCGTAAGGAAGGGAGCAGACAATTAATTGGCTTCACCCATAAAATCCCCATTACGATTGATTCCACCAATATGCTATATTTTTTCCCAACTGCTTCTCCTTTAAGTAAGCGTTGTGCATGGGTATCCCACGTGCATGTATTACATTATGAAAAAATCGATTCAGCCACTACCCTCGTTTATTTTAGAAATAAAAAAACAGTTATCATTCCCACTTCAGTCTATACCTTTGAAAACCAAATGCTTAGAACGGCTTTACTACGTACGAATCTGATGCAGAAAAAACAGAGTGGTGGTCAGGAACGGGTCTCCCTCTCGAGATATCGACTTGTCTCGAAGGCCTCTGAGAACAGCCCAGAATATGGGGGAGTGAAAGAAGATTAA
- a CDS encoding IDEAL domain-containing protein, producing the protein MKENSYTELMKSSAMNKKKFKENYILDLYIEMFLTEILLKAEKESLLARIDKAIDERNTDNFYVLSEQFKELSKRFGT; encoded by the coding sequence ATGAAAGAGAATTCTTACACAGAATTAATGAAATCCAGTGCCATGAACAAAAAGAAATTTAAAGAAAACTACATTCTAGATTTGTACATTGAAATGTTCCTAACTGAAATCCTATTAAAAGCAGAAAAAGAAAGTTTATTGGCGCGTATTGACAAAGCAATCGACGAACGAAATACCGACAATTTTTATGTACTATCTGAACAATTCAAAGAACTTAGCAAGCGTTTTGGAACATAG
- the lepB gene encoding signal peptidase I — protein MKEEIKKEGIEWLKALAIGTVIFAFIRMFFFSNYVVEGESMMPTLQDGNKLVVNKIGYQIGELHRFDVIVFHANESEDYVKRVIGLPGDEIKYLDDQLFINGKKYEEPYLEKYRQQTFGGRLTGNFTLYELTGQQSVPEDMIFVLGDNRLGSRDSREFGFVSVEQVVGKVNLRYWPMDEVAVSF, from the coding sequence ATGAAGGAGGAAATCAAGAAAGAAGGTATTGAGTGGCTGAAGGCTCTTGCAATTGGTACAGTGATTTTTGCATTTATCCGGATGTTCTTTTTTTCGAATTATGTGGTAGAAGGGGAATCGATGATGCCGACTCTCCAGGACGGAAATAAGCTAGTAGTCAATAAGATTGGTTATCAAATAGGCGAACTGCATCGATTTGATGTGATTGTTTTTCACGCAAATGAGAGTGAAGATTATGTAAAACGTGTGATAGGACTTCCTGGTGACGAAATAAAGTATCTGGATGACCAGCTTTTTATTAATGGAAAAAAATATGAAGAGCCTTATTTAGAAAAATATCGACAGCAGACCTTTGGCGGTCGTTTGACAGGTAATTTTACTCTTTATGAACTGACTGGACAACAATCGGTACCTGAGGATATGATTTTTGTGTTAGGAGATAATCGGCTAGGCAGCAGGGACAGCCGTGAATTTGGGTTTGTTTCCGTTGAACAGGTAGTTGGCAAGGTCAATCTAAGATATTGGCCAATGGATGAAGTAGCGGTTTCTTTCTAA
- a CDS encoding M48 family metallopeptidase, which yields MARRIGLYGVLAYFLFGLFFYWYLFYFADSSLPFEYQGTHADPSTFLNERELFLSEEYSRIRYLLFFLSTPYEWLFYLFILLLGLSKAFNDWSEVTAKKKWLQTAVYLLWLSFFSFIAMLPFSYISYYLSKSYHISTQSFASWLKEELMDFWVNFGIMFILVSVLYWLMKKSAKRWWLYAWLLSVPFTLFMTFLQPVVIDPLYNDFYPLKNKELEAEIIELAQKADIPANHVFEVNMSEKTNALNAYVTGIGSNARIVLWDTTLHKLSDEQILFIMAHEMAHYIEKHIYFNIATSLLFSLVGLYLTAKLMNWAVTRYGEAFRITAVSDLRSLPLFLLIISMLMFVSSPLSNVISRYQESRADEYAIEMTRNTEAGVTTFQELSRAGLSQVNPPFLVKVFIYGHPTMLERITALEEYEIKQRE from the coding sequence ATGGCAAGAAGGATAGGGCTGTACGGGGTACTGGCATATTTTCTATTTGGTTTGTTTTTCTATTGGTATTTATTTTATTTTGCAGATTCAAGTTTACCTTTCGAGTATCAAGGAACGCATGCAGATCCATCCACTTTTTTAAATGAACGGGAGCTTTTTTTAAGTGAGGAATATTCACGGATTCGCTATTTATTGTTTTTTTTATCCACCCCATATGAATGGCTTTTTTATTTGTTTATCTTATTACTTGGTCTATCAAAAGCATTTAATGATTGGTCCGAAGTAACAGCGAAAAAGAAATGGCTACAAACAGCCGTGTATTTACTTTGGCTGTCATTCTTCTCATTTATTGCCATGCTGCCGTTTAGTTACATCAGCTATTATTTATCCAAAAGCTACCACATATCAACACAAAGCTTTGCATCCTGGCTGAAGGAAGAATTAATGGATTTTTGGGTGAACTTTGGTATTATGTTTATCCTTGTTTCGGTGCTCTATTGGTTAATGAAGAAGAGTGCAAAACGATGGTGGCTGTATGCATGGTTGCTTTCAGTTCCATTTACATTGTTTATGACATTTCTTCAGCCAGTCGTCATTGACCCTCTTTATAATGATTTTTATCCGTTAAAAAATAAGGAACTTGAGGCGGAGATTATTGAGCTGGCACAAAAGGCAGATATTCCGGCGAATCATGTTTTTGAAGTAAATATGTCAGAAAAAACAAATGCACTAAATGCATATGTGACAGGGATAGGATCAAACGCGAGGATTGTCTTGTGGGATACAACGCTTCATAAATTAAGTGATGAGCAAATCTTGTTTATCATGGCGCATGAAATGGCCCATTATATTGAGAAACATATTTATTTCAATATTGCCACTAGCTTACTTTTTTCATTAGTTGGCCTGTATTTAACTGCAAAATTAATGAATTGGGCAGTTACCCGTTATGGTGAGGCATTCAGAATAACAGCTGTCAGTGACCTACGCTCTCTGCCACTGTTTTTACTGATTATTTCCATGCTTATGTTTGTTTCAAGCCCCCTTTCGAACGTGATATCCCGCTATCAGGAATCAAGAGCGGACGAATATGCAATTGAAATGACGAGGAATACTGAAGCAGGTGTAACCACATTTCAAGAATTATCGCGCGCAGGTTTAAGTCAAGTAAATCCACCATTTCTTGTCAAGGTATTCATCTATGGTCATCCAACAATGCTGGAAAGGATTACAGCTCTTGAAGAATATGAGATAAAACAGAGGGAATAA
- a CDS encoding ABC transporter ATP-binding protein yields MLHLNQIFKVFNEGTPDEKIALQELTLQLNPGDFVTVIGSNGAGKSTLMNIISGKMITDLGTVYIDGRNVTNIREHNRARLVGRVFQDPMAGTAPTMTIEENLAIAFARTKKRGLSIGVTKKRRDFFKAKLETLHLGLENRLGAKVGLLSGGERQALSLLMATFTDPKILLLDEHTAALDPSRAELITNLTREIVQKNNLTTLMVTHNMQQAIDLGNKLIMMDKGQVIFKANEVDKKQLTVEKLLEEFQRIRGEKMNSDRAVLI; encoded by the coding sequence ATGCTGCATTTAAATCAAATTTTTAAAGTGTTTAATGAAGGTACTCCAGATGAGAAAATAGCGCTCCAAGAGTTAACACTTCAATTGAATCCAGGAGATTTTGTCACGGTTATCGGCAGTAACGGAGCAGGGAAATCTACGTTAATGAATATTATCTCTGGCAAAATGATTACTGACCTTGGCACGGTTTATATTGATGGGAGGAATGTGACAAATATAAGGGAACATAATCGGGCTAGACTTGTTGGACGTGTATTTCAGGATCCAATGGCAGGTACAGCTCCAACTATGACGATTGAGGAAAACTTAGCGATTGCCTTTGCCAGAACAAAAAAACGTGGACTAAGCATCGGTGTGACAAAAAAAAGACGGGATTTTTTTAAAGCTAAGCTGGAAACGCTCCATTTGGGGTTAGAGAATCGATTAGGGGCAAAGGTTGGTCTTCTTTCAGGAGGAGAACGACAGGCACTTTCATTGTTAATGGCAACCTTCACAGACCCTAAAATCCTTCTCCTTGATGAGCATACTGCAGCACTTGACCCATCAAGGGCAGAGTTAATTACCAATTTAACAAGGGAGATTGTACAGAAAAACAATCTGACAACTTTAATGGTAACTCACAATATGCAACAGGCGATTGATTTGGGAAATAAGCTCATCATGATGGATAAAGGTCAAGTAATCTTTAAGGCAAATGAAGTAGATAAAAAACAATTAACGGTTGAAAAACTGTTAGAAGAGTTCCAACGTATTCGTGGAGAAAAAATGAACAGTGACAGAGCAGTATTAATTTAG
- a CDS encoding ABC transporter substrate-binding protein yields the protein MKKKKSMSLAALGLMGALFLSGCGDSESTSGNEAGGDSKETYKVGITQYVTHPSLDAATEGFKKALEEEGLAIEYDEQNANADQSNVQNIANNFVGDGVDLIFANATPSAQAALNATKDIPIVFTSVTDAVGAQLVKSMEEPGGNVTGTIDNHPDAIPNTVKFISENFPDKTIGTVYNAGEQNSVAQVDTIKESIKELGLKDLVTATVSTSAEVKQAAESLIGKADIIYIITDNTVVSALESVIQVAQDNKLPLFVGELDSVERGGFAAYGFNYEDIGYEAGLLAAQILKGEKEPSELPVQYPQNLKLVINKEAAEKMNIELKDEWKEEAEIIE from the coding sequence ATGAAAAAGAAAAAGTCAATGAGTTTGGCAGCATTAGGCTTAATGGGTGCTTTATTTTTAAGCGGATGCGGCGACAGTGAGAGTACAAGCGGAAATGAGGCAGGAGGAGACAGCAAGGAAACATACAAGGTTGGAATTACTCAGTATGTAACACATCCGTCATTAGATGCGGCAACAGAGGGCTTTAAGAAGGCGTTGGAGGAAGAAGGCCTTGCAATTGAATATGATGAGCAAAATGCGAACGCTGACCAGAGTAACGTTCAAAATATTGCCAACAACTTTGTCGGGGATGGTGTTGATTTAATCTTTGCTAACGCGACACCAAGTGCTCAAGCAGCATTAAATGCCACTAAGGATATTCCCATTGTATTTACATCTGTAACAGATGCGGTTGGGGCACAGTTAGTTAAGTCGATGGAAGAACCGGGCGGAAATGTAACGGGAACAATTGACAACCACCCTGATGCGATTCCAAACACAGTCAAGTTTATTAGTGAAAATTTTCCTGATAAAACGATTGGAACCGTTTATAATGCTGGTGAACAAAATTCTGTAGCTCAGGTTGATACGATAAAAGAATCTATTAAAGAATTAGGCTTAAAAGACCTTGTAACAGCTACAGTTTCAACATCTGCCGAGGTTAAGCAGGCTGCTGAATCCTTGATTGGAAAGGCAGATATCATCTATATCATTACGGATAATACGGTTGTTTCTGCATTGGAATCTGTTATTCAGGTTGCACAGGACAATAAATTGCCTTTATTTGTAGGTGAGCTTGATTCGGTAGAACGCGGAGGCTTTGCAGCATACGGCTTTAATTATGAAGATATCGGATATGAGGCAGGCTTATTGGCAGCACAAATTTTAAAGGGAGAAAAGGAACCTTCTGAGTTGCCTGTTCAATATCCACAAAATCTAAAATTAGTAATCAATAAGGAAGCTGCAGAAAAAATGAATATCGAGCTTAAAGATGAATGGAAAGAGGAAGCCGAAATTATTGAATAG
- a CDS encoding TVP38/TMEM64 family protein: MDFDMLKEWFTFENIMALIHEYRSFGPLPGILLPMLEAFLPFLPLFLFVMANANAFGLWFGFLFSWIGACTGALLVFLLVRRFGQKRILQFIKKHRQVQRLMLWVERHGFGPLFILLCFPFTPSAIVNIVAGLSKISTYQYMLAVMTGKLVMIFTISFVGHDLKSLMTQPFRTAVVGLVIFILWYVGKIVEVKINKSMDKEHSRQEG, from the coding sequence ATGGATTTTGATATGTTAAAAGAATGGTTTACATTTGAAAATATTATGGCATTAATCCATGAATATCGATCCTTTGGTCCACTTCCAGGTATATTGCTTCCTATGCTTGAAGCATTTCTGCCTTTTTTACCACTATTTTTATTTGTCATGGCAAATGCAAATGCCTTTGGTTTATGGTTTGGTTTTTTATTTTCATGGATTGGTGCTTGTACAGGTGCACTGCTAGTCTTTTTACTAGTGAGAAGGTTTGGTCAGAAAAGAATCCTACAATTTATTAAGAAGCATCGTCAGGTGCAAAGACTGATGCTGTGGGTTGAACGTCATGGCTTCGGTCCGTTATTTATCCTTCTATGCTTTCCATTTACTCCTTCTGCGATTGTTAACATTGTTGCTGGACTCTCCAAGATTAGTACATATCAGTACATGTTAGCAGTAATGACGGGAAAATTGGTGATGATTTTTACCATCAGCTTTGTTGGACATGATTTAAAATCACTTATGACACAGCCATTCAGAACAGCTGTGGTAGGACTGGTTATTTTTATTCTTTGGTATGTTGGGAAGATAGTGGAAGTAAAAATAAATAAGAGTATGGATAAAGAACATAGCAGGCAAGAAGGCTAG
- a CDS encoding LCP family protein: MMRYEKKQQEKRLKKKRKNRLLKVTIWVLFFMMVVTFGYAYYQYKQGFNHAKEKSTIEQEVFEFNGDKDQYGGTNILLIGSDSRGEESARSDTIMIAQYHPKKHTYKLISIMRDTYVDIPNHGKNKINAAFAIGGPELLRQTIKENLNVDIKYYAIVDFDGFIHLIDEAFPNGVEIEVEKAMSAYLDVPLEPGLQRLDGAHLLSYVRFRYDAMGDFDRVKRQQKTMKEVASQFASFQTLSRLPKLVGVMAPYVNTNMDTSDIIYIGKDYISKDNRNIETFRIPVDGAFKPERINGIGEVLRIDIEANTDAIGDFLAK, translated from the coding sequence ATGATGAGATATGAAAAAAAACAACAGGAAAAAAGATTAAAGAAGAAGCGTAAAAATCGATTGCTTAAAGTAACGATATGGGTATTATTTTTTATGATGGTTGTTACCTTTGGATATGCCTATTATCAATATAAACAAGGTTTCAACCATGCTAAGGAAAAATCCACGATTGAACAGGAAGTATTTGAATTTAATGGGGACAAGGACCAGTATGGTGGAACAAATATTCTTCTCATTGGAAGTGATTCAAGAGGTGAAGAAAGCGCACGGTCAGATACAATCATGATCGCCCAATATCATCCGAAAAAACACACCTATAAACTAATTTCCATCATGCGGGATACCTATGTTGATATTCCTAATCATGGGAAAAATAAAATTAATGCAGCCTTTGCTATTGGTGGGCCAGAATTATTAAGACAAACGATTAAAGAAAATTTGAATGTAGATATAAAATATTATGCCATTGTGGATTTTGACGGGTTCATTCACTTAATTGATGAAGCGTTTCCGAACGGAGTTGAAATTGAAGTAGAAAAAGCGATGTCGGCTTATTTAGATGTACCATTGGAACCAGGATTACAAAGACTTGATGGAGCTCATCTTCTTTCATATGTAAGGTTTAGATACGATGCTATGGGGGATTTTGATCGGGTTAAACGACAGCAAAAAACAATGAAGGAAGTGGCCTCACAGTTTGCTTCCTTTCAAACACTATCAAGGCTGCCGAAATTAGTTGGAGTGATGGCTCCATACGTGAATACAAATATGGATACATCAGATATTATATATATAGGGAAGGATTATATTTCAAAGGACAATCGCAATATTGAAACATTTCGTATTCCTGTTGATGGAGCCTTTAAACCGGAACGAATTAACGGGATAGGGGAAGTCCTTCGGATAGATATCGAGGCTAACACGGATGCAATAGGAGATTTTTTAGCAAAGTAA